The following are encoded together in the Vibrio zhugei genome:
- the lpxB gene encoding lipid-A-disaccharide synthase gives MEKPLRIGIVVGEMSGDTLGEGFIKAIKAQYPQAEFVGIGGPKMKALGCESLFDMEELSVMGLVEVLGCLPRLLKIKAELVRYFTDNPPDVFVGIDAPDFNLRLERNLKDAGIKTVHYVSPSVWAWRQNRIHKIAAATHLVLAFLPFEKAFYDRFNVPCEFIGHTLADAIPMRTDKTAAQAKLGLDPHSQWLAVLPGSRGAEMKLLAEPFIETCRRLKQSHDRLEFVVALVNEKRRAEFEEVWQRVAPELNFVLVNDTATDVITASDAVMLASGTVALECMLLKRPMVVGYKVNAITAFLAKRLLKTDYVSLPNILAKKELVKELLQEECTVDNLTYHVAQLLDSENQAMLDEFDDMHQWIRKDADTQAAQAVLNLIGRSHA, from the coding sequence TTGGAAAAACCATTGCGTATCGGTATTGTTGTCGGAGAAATGTCGGGCGATACCTTAGGAGAGGGCTTTATCAAAGCCATTAAAGCTCAGTATCCCCAGGCTGAGTTTGTCGGCATTGGCGGCCCAAAGATGAAGGCACTTGGCTGCGAATCTTTGTTCGATATGGAAGAGTTATCAGTGATGGGGCTGGTTGAAGTTTTAGGGTGCCTGCCGCGTTTATTAAAGATCAAAGCCGAGTTAGTTCGTTATTTTACTGACAATCCGCCCGATGTCTTTGTGGGCATTGATGCGCCAGATTTTAATTTACGTTTAGAGCGCAATTTAAAAGATGCGGGCATCAAAACCGTGCATTATGTGAGTCCATCGGTATGGGCATGGCGGCAAAATCGCATTCACAAAATTGCCGCCGCAACACACTTAGTTTTAGCCTTTCTACCGTTTGAAAAAGCGTTCTATGATCGCTTTAATGTGCCTTGTGAATTTATTGGCCATACCCTAGCTGACGCCATCCCGATGCGTACCGATAAAACAGCGGCTCAAGCGAAACTGGGGTTAGATCCTCATTCTCAATGGTTGGCTGTCTTGCCTGGCAGTCGTGGGGCGGAGATGAAGTTGTTAGCGGAGCCGTTTATTGAAACGTGTCGCCGACTAAAGCAATCTCACGATCGGCTGGAATTTGTCGTGGCTTTGGTGAATGAAAAGCGCCGCGCCGAATTTGAAGAAGTATGGCAACGGGTCGCACCAGAGCTTAACTTTGTACTGGTCAACGATACGGCCACTGATGTTATCACCGCCTCAGATGCGGTTATGTTGGCTTCTGGAACGGTAGCTTTGGAGTGCATGTTACTGAAACGACCGATGGTTGTCGGCTACAAAGTGAATGCGATCACTGCCTTTTTGGCCAAGCGTTTACTGAAAACCGATTATGTGTCATTGCCGAATATTTTGGCGAAAAAGGAATTAGTCAAAGAATTACTTCAAGAAGAATGTACGGTGGATAATCTGACGTATCATGTCGCGCAGCTACTGGATAGCGAGAATCAGGCCATGCTGGATGAATTTGATGACATGCACCAGTGGATTCGTAAAGACGCTGATACGCAAGCCGCTCAAGCTGTGTTAAACCTGATTGGACGATCTCATGCCTAA
- the rnhB gene encoding ribonuclease HII, producing the protein MPNAAKQELPPFEYPPTFRVFAGVDEVGRGPLVGDVVTAAVILDPLRPIAGLTDSKKLSDKKRQALFVEIKANALAWSVGRCSPEEIDQLNILQATMVAMQRAVAGLPVTPEMVLIDGNRTPELPMPAQAVVKGDLRVAEISAASIIAKVVRDKEMDELDAQYPQFGFAKHKGYPTKAHFAAIEQHGVIEQHRKSFGPVKRALGLA; encoded by the coding sequence ATGCCTAATGCTGCCAAACAAGAGTTACCCCCTTTTGAATACCCGCCAACCTTTCGCGTATTTGCTGGAGTCGATGAAGTAGGTCGAGGGCCGTTAGTGGGAGATGTGGTGACCGCCGCGGTGATTCTTGACCCGTTACGTCCCATTGCTGGGTTGACCGACTCAAAAAAACTGTCGGATAAAAAACGCCAAGCATTATTTGTTGAAATCAAGGCTAACGCATTGGCATGGTCGGTTGGGCGCTGTTCTCCTGAGGAAATCGACCAGCTTAATATTTTGCAAGCCACAATGGTCGCGATGCAACGTGCTGTTGCAGGACTGCCTGTCACGCCTGAGATGGTGTTGATCGACGGTAATCGTACCCCTGAATTGCCCATGCCGGCTCAAGCCGTGGTGAAAGGGGATTTGCGCGTGGCAGAAATCAGTGCCGCGTCCATTATTGCCAAAGTGGTGCGGGATAAAGAAATGGACGAGCTCGACGCGCAATATCCCCAGTTCGGTTTTGCCAAGCATAAAGGCTATCCCACCAAAGCCCATTTTGCGGCAATAGAGCAACATGGCGTGATTGAGCAGCATCGTAAAAGTTTTGGACCGGTTAAGCGCGCTTTAGGGCTTGCGTAA